The Musa acuminata AAA Group cultivar baxijiao chromosome BXJ2-5, Cavendish_Baxijiao_AAA, whole genome shotgun sequence genomic interval TGACCCTGAGGAGGGAGTTTGAGATTTATCATAGTCCTATGAGATGGAAAAGACCCTTAGATGGAtgcattaaaattaattatgattgtTCATGGAATTATAATGTGAATggctacattaaaaaaaaaaatgacaatgATTTGAGATATTAATAAGCTAATGTTTGATTCTGTAAAATGTAAAAGTCACACGTTTTgttgataattatataatttttttgggagTCATCAATTCTTTTTGTACATAGAGAAATAATTTACTTTGAGATTATGATATTTTGGTTTAATTGATTTATTCGGATGTGGACGGACGTTTCCTCGTATAAAAAAAAGTAAGactaatttttagaaaaaaaaatagtttttggaTTTTTCTGAAaaagttcttttattttttactttttgatctatatccattttatcatttttttaaaaatattttcgataagatatgatgataatttttatttttttaatgaattgaTCTGTATGATGAACCGATCCGAAATAGAAtgaattgatataaaaaatattataagtctattgtaaaattttatagttAACATGAAATAGATCTAATTTTTATTGAGTTTTGAATCAATTTATTTCAACTATAATGTTTTGATAAACGTGTCATAGTATAAATCTTATAGGTAGAGAATTGAACGTTTTCATCGGAGTGATTTATAGGGTGGAATAATACATTCTTCCAACTATCTTGTCACGGAAAATTCCAAGGATTATGGTAAACAGAAGCGCTTTGGAAAATACGAAAAAAAGGAACGAGAAAAACGTAAAAGAACGTATTCGCCCTAAAAAGTAAGTATTTAAAAAAACAAAGAGTATCAACTGTCTGACTTCAGACATCATACACATTTCACCTCGCCCATTGATTCATTGGTTCCACCGACTCCAAGAGGAAAACCTGAGTGGCTGATCGCCTTGAGGACAGAAGCCCATGTACCCTGTCTGGAACACATAGCTAGTCCTCGTCGAGAAGCGTAATAGCTCTATAAATAACGAAGgcaccaaaaaaattaaaaagaaaatttaaaaggGGGAAAATTTTACTCGCGTTCCCCTCTTCCCTTCCCATTCCGTTCCCTCAGGCGCAGTCATGGCGTCCTCTTCGTCGGGCAGCGGGCTCACCTTCAAGCTCCACCCGCTTGTGATCGTCAACATCTCTGATCACCACACCCGCGTCAGGGCCCAGATCCAGCACTCCGCCTCCGCCGCCCCCCTCGCGGAAGGAGGAGGCGGCCGCGTCTTCGGCTGCGTCATCGGCGTCCAACGCGGTCGCACCGTCGAGATCTTCAACAGCTTCGAGCTCCTCTACGACCCCCTCACCCACTCCCTCGACCGCTCCTTCCTTGAGAAGAAGCAAGAGCTATGTAATCAGAACCCTCCCCCTTGTCTCTCGAAGCCACTCCTTTTTTCCTTCGATCTATCTTGGGGCCTTCCGTCTCTCCGCTCTCCCTCTAGGATTTTGGAAGTTAGGGTTTCTTGTTTGGTTCTGTTTTGTATGTTCTAAATGATCTGTGCTTTTGACGGTGCAGATAAGAAGGTATTTCCGAACTTCTATATATTGGGGTGGTATTCGACGGGCAGTGAAGCACAGGAATCAGATTTACAAATTCATAAAGCTGTAAGCTTCGCATTGCCATTAGAGATGTCAAATTCTTTTTGTGAATTGATTGCGTTGTTTATGTATCACGATACGAGTTATTGGTATCTTTCCTGTTCTTATTGTCGGTATAGCTGTACTCGTGCATATTTGTTAATATTGCAAGCATTTTTTATTATTGATGTTCCATTGTTCTGGAATGCCCCAGGGGGGTCTGAAGCTTCTATGTTGCTTCTGATGAATTTGATGTAGGATAGAGTCCTGAGAATTGTGTGTCTACATCTGGTTAATGCAAAAGTTATTTTAAGTGTCAAGAGACCAAAATATGCAATCAGTCAAGGACTTAGAGATAAAGAATGCACCATCTGAAATTAAATTTGGTTTCATAGAGTATGGGGAAAATATTGTTATCCTATGTTTGATATAAGTGACAAAATACCAAAGGAAATGCTGGACGAAGACAATCTTTATTTTGTATGCTGTTATCTCACCAGATGCATTAACCAATTTTCTCTTCCTGGACCTTTGTTACTGTACGGGATAAGCATCTAGGAAACTAAAGGAAAAAAGATTCTTCCTGCTACATTTACCTTGGAAGAACCATTAAGATTATAAGGGGAAGTGTATGCTGGTAGGCTAGCTCAATAGCAGACTATGGGATTAAGAGAAAGCGGAATTGGTCCTTTCCCCCTACCTACTTTCACTTCTTTTCCCATTTGTTCTGTTGTCTTTTGATTTTTGGTTTTCTATCTTGtgcttttcttcttgtctttctaTTTCTCTTGATATCTATGATCAAACATTCAGCTACAGCTTCTTAGTCCTCCCTAAAGTCGAGGTGGTGTTTCTCTTCAGTGATTCATCTCTGGTACATTGTCTTTACTACTCTAGTAGTACCCTTTGGTGTTGTTATGGTAAGCTGCCTGCACCAAAACCAAATAAATACTTATTAGAATACCAGAAAGTTTTGATATTGTCTTTCCTTCTAGTTTAGTTGACTCGAGTTTTAGTAAATTGACCTTTATATGAAAACAAAGATAATATCTTATCCCCTAATTGATCATACGAACTACATCAAGACTGCCAGAGAAATTTAAGTAATCAAATGGTAAAAGAAATAGACCTGATGATTCTCTATACTAATTATGCCATGGATCAATATTTACTGTCATTAGCATAGTAGTTGCAAGTCAGGATTGCTCACAGAAATCTAGGAAAATCAAATAGTAAAAAAAACTGGTGGTTTTTGCTTGCCAGTTAATTTTGTACAACCAATATCGGATTGAATGTCCTCTTATTGTCGGGTTTTACATATGATAATTATTGATACAATTTAGAATTGATGTGATGTTGAATATTTGCCTATGGTGTTTGTTTGTACTTCAAATTGTcatctataatttttgttctTGAAATTACTCAAGTTAGAATTTTTCTCTGTACTGTTGCTTCTTAACAGCATGTAATGCTCGTGACATTTTTTGATGATTAGTTGTAATCTTTACTATCTTCTAAGGTTCTTATTGAGGATATGGTGATTATTCTATCTCTTCAAATGCTATATTCTGATGTAACATGTTTTATGGAGCAGTTGATGGATATCAATGAGAGTCCGGTTTATGTTCTTCTAAATCCTTTGATAAACCATGCACAGAAGGATCTTCCTGTGACCATATATGAAAGTGGTACATGATCTTTCCTTACAACCTTCTTAATATGTCTCTTTTAAAATCTTTATACATCAGTTAACAGTGATCCATTTAACTTTTCATTCTACTTCTACATGTTCAAGACTCAATGTACTCTGgactttattcttttttttttttcctgttataATGAACTAAGATGAAATTTTCTAAGTTAATTTGTGGGAGATAAGTGGAGAAAACTATAGAATTGTGATTGGTGAGCATTCAGACATTTAAATTTGAAGACACTTCTAGATTAGATCTAGTGATCTACGTCTCTATTTGGTTATCCTGCGATATCATAAAggaattaaaataattttcaagaaggccATTATTTTAGCCTGTGCACCTGCTTCATAAGAACCTCAAATATGCTCTAGTGTCAAACTATCTTGATTAATGTGGAGGTCAGGAAGGGTCAATATCCTAAAAGGTACCACCTCTTCAAGATTATGTATATTATGGTTGTTAGCAAATAATTTGGATGGTTTTTCCTTTTTCTACCCAGACGCTAGTATGCTTGAACAGTCTGCTGGTTAACTATAGTGGACCAAGCTTGCACTCTATTTCACCTGCAGAGTATTGCTTAATGGATATTTTTATGTTTGATTGTCAACAACAACATAGACAAGGAAAAAGATCTTTTGAACTTGGATGGTCCTAGTGCATCATGGTATGTCTTGGTACAGTCAATTTTGCTATCATTGTAGGATTTCTGCTGATGTAGATATCCTAATTCCCATTGTGCATTATTAGTCTTTTCATGATATGTTGTAATAAACAGCTTGATCGTGGCTCTTCTCTTGGAGATAAGACCAATTTGTGTTGCATGGTAGATTCCTCTAGTTTGTTTGGAGTAAAATCCTCTCTGATGTAACATTTTGGAGTTAGAACTTTTAGTTTCCATAACTTTTGAAGTCCATGATATCCTTATTGGGACATAGTgattttaaaaagcgctaggcactcgcctgagcgaagcgagacacactgaaatattaaaatataaaaaatatataatataactaaaaatatttaaataaaattatgatattaaattaaaaatatactgttaatagtatattacttaCTATTAGTAGTAGTTAGAGGGGGAGACAAGAACTGTTAATAGTAACAGATGGGGATAAAAGGGTCACTGATAGTGGAAATCGATGGAAAGTGGTAGCAACATTGGTGAGAAGTTGGCAACAGCAACGacggaggattagtttaagacagCTGCGGTAGCGCTACGAATGACAACAGAGGTAGCGGCGGAAGCTGCAGACAGCAGCAACAGCAACTGGGGACAGTAGTAGCGGTAGCGACGGAAGCTGTGGACAACAGCAGCGAAAGCTGCggacagcagcagcagtagcggcGGAAGCTCTAGAGGACGTCCGTCGGTGGCAAAGTAACctacggtcctctccctcgatagTGGAAGGAATTGTACACGGAGCAACAACGGAAGGAAGCTACGGGTTCTTGCTAGGTCGTTGGACTCGTTCATCACGACAAAGGAAGGCTCGGTCCATTGTGTCTGCAGCGGAGGTAGCGACAGAGCATCAGCAGTGGAGGTAGAAGCAGCGCTAGGGTTGGCTTGGGGTTGCGTGGGCGTGAAGGGTGGCTTTTGAGGGTAAGAAACTGTGTTTttgaaccgaaccagacctaaaagttTCGTTTGGTTCGCTTATTTGAACTGGGCGCTTGCTCGAAGTGCTCGACGCTTGGGTTTGGGCGAGCACCCAGGCGGCTTCTCATTGAAGCGCGTCGCTTGGTCCACACATGAGGTGCTCGGGCGAGcgagcgcctatttaaatcacttGTTGGGACATCAGAATGGATTTCTCTTGGTGTTATTAGTTGCCAGCAAGTTCTTTAGTTCTCCCCAATCttaaattattttgttatttaccATTGATATATGCAAACTTGTGCAAAATATTCATTGTAAATCATCGCATATGTTGTGATTGACTTGCTTTTCAATTTCCGAACATTTTAGCTGTGTAGAAGTCATTAAACTTCTTCCTGTATGTTCTCATGCCAAATATTTCATTGCCTGCTTGACACCACAGCATGGTAAGCACTTTGTAGATTGGGCAGTGCGCCATGCCTGTGCTTGTACATGCTGGTCACATCCTACAATTGATGTAATTGCTGTCATGGCACAAGGCACGGTCAGTCATTTCTTCAACACAGCTAAGATACAATCAGTCTTTCCATCGAAACTGGTAATTGGAGCATCAATACATTTTGCACCATGGTTGGTACAGGGTATCATGACCAGTATGTGACATCCATTTATGTAACTCCGATGTAGTTTATATATGATTTTCATTTGGTCCGGTGGTCAAAATTACATGGATATATATACAGTGAGCAACTATTTGCTTTTGATGATCAAGTTCTTCAATAATTTTTCTGCGAGTACTCTTTCTTGAAAGCATAACTAAAAATGGGTTTTTTTCTACTGCTGGAAACTGGAACGGATGATCACTATCCAAGAGTTGCACATAATTGATGGAATCCCACAGCTCATTTTTGTCAGATCAAATTATACAATTGAGGTTGCTGCTGCTATTCAATTTCTTTCCAAGTTCTAACTCTGCCAGGATTGTAACTAGTTTCACTAAAATAAATGTTTTCTTTATCTAAGACTGTAGAGGCAGAGAGAATTTCAGTTGATCATGTCGCACATCTTAAACCATCCGATGGTGGTTCTGCTGCAACTCAATGTAAGTCTGTGTAACTCCTCTTGTGACCTATTGACAAAGCTGGTAGACTTGCTTCTTGTTTTGGATTTGTGTCCCAGTTTTGATTGGAGAAAACTGACAAAGATTCATTCAATTGTTAGTGGCTGCCCATCTTACTGGCATACATAGCGCGATCAAAATGCTGAATAGTAGGATCAGAGTTGTTCATCAATATCTTGTTGCTATGCAAAAAGGTAACACACATCAAATTTCAAGATCTCTCTGAACTTTTTATTTTCTGCAAAAGTCATAATAAATCACCACCCTATCATTTCCCTCATGTGGTATTTCCTTCTAAGATGCAATTACTTTTATACGACAAGGAGCAATTTTGGCAGATACTGTTTCTCTACTATAAAATCAGTCTCTTACAATATATACTCTGTGATAGAATCTCTTTTTGAGTTTCGTTTTTGTATTTGCTCATTAACAATTATACAGATTGAAAATGTAACATTCAGATCTAGCTTTTGATAAGGACATCATAGTTGTTGATGAGTGAACAGGCTTGCAGCTCATTGGAATTCCATTTCTCAAGTTGGCAAGTTATTTTGCACTGTGTTTATGGGATACAGTTTCCTACTGTTGTGCTACTTGTATAAAACTATGGGCTTTTTGACATCATATTCACTTGACTATATGAGAAGTAGCTAATCGTTGTCTGAACATGCAGGTGATATCCCTTTAGATAACTCATTTCTCAGACAAGTCTCGAGTCTTCTGAGAAGATTGCCAGCCATGGAATCGGAGAAGTTTCAGGATGACTTTCTTATGGTCTGTTGAATGCTTACCTGATTACCTGATTTGATTGCTGCTCAAGTTTGATGCATTCAACTTCTTTTTAAGCTCAACTTTCTCTaaagttttctcttttttttgttcttttgttccAGAATGCATACTTTGAGATACTTTAGTATCATTCATATAACTATTATTTGCTTTTTTTTGTCAGTCATTTCTTCCTCTTCTGGTGCTGAAACCCATAACCATCTGTTCCAGTCACTAAGCAGCTGTTTTCTTTTTGTAGGAATACAATGACACACTTCTTGTTGCTTACCTCGCCATGTTGACCAATTGTTCAAGGTAAGCAAAAGTACTGAAACTGCACTAGAATCTCATGCTGCGAGCAACAAGTTTATCATACATACTGTCTGCTTGTACTAAGAAAACCCATTCTAACACACGTACAGCACCTTGAATGAGTTGGTCGACAAATTCAACACCACCTACGACAGAAACAGTAGAAGAGGAGGCCGGACTGCCTTTATCTAGTTTTACCTGTGGTTTTTAGCTCGCCATATGTGCCATGGCATCTAAATCATCACTAGTTCCGTGTAGAGTTGGCATTTTGTTAAACGGAAACATGTTTCCAGAAAAAACGTTTCTGAATTCTGGGAACTTGTATCAAACCCTTCTTGTTTTGGACTCATTTACTGCTTGGGGAATTCTTGCTACTATCTCtgttattcatttatttatttagatgctGTTAACTATGGTAAAATTTGGTTCTAAGAAATTTGACATTGCCCTGTTCTGCGCATTTGATTTCTAAGAAAGTTTCCCATAAGGAATTCTTGGTGAGTTTAATGGCTCTCATGCAGATGCCAGGAAATAATAAGCTGTCAGAATTAAGTTAGCAGCTTTTGTTGATCTCATTTGGCTGCACATGTAGTGGTGTGTGCATGGATATGACCCAACCAGGGGGGGAGTCTGTATTCTCCTCCGAGGCTACTTGGAATATTCTCTCTTCTCGGAAGGACAATGTTAGATTTGCACTCGTGAGTCTCCAAGACATGACAAGATCCCTGACCTGAAGCAGACTAGGAATAGAATATATGCATCACAGGTGATCAGATTAAGAAACAGCCCTGAGCTCGGGAACACCTTTCTATATAGCCCGAGAGTGGCATAAAGTTTCACAGATAAGAAAGAGTATTTATTATCCAGGAAGAATGAATGTTCCATGCACGCattgcatgctcaagttttgaagGCCTCCAGAGCTGTAGCAATTGCTGTTCTGCATTAGTATATTTGATCATCTAAGTTCCCAAGGTTTAATGATTCGAAGAATTAAGAGTGCATAACTCCCAATCAGGAGATCATGCCCTTGTTCTTCTCATTacccacacatacacacacaagctGTCTGTCTCCACGTAGTAGGTAGGAACATTGTTCATCTCATTCTTTCGGGTGACCGAAAAAAGCACCCACTAACAGGGACATAGAGACGTAGAAAATGTCCTGTTTTTGAGGGAAAAATATCGTGTTAATTGTCAGGTGTCAAGATCAAGCCAAATTGCATGAGAGATGCTGACAAGAGGGTCCTCGGATGGAGACATTCCCTCGGAAGAAGAAATGCTTATTCTTTTTACGACATGAAAGAGACATTTGACGACAAAAGAGATTTCTTAAGCTGCAACCAGAATTTTATATGCCATAAGATCGAATCAATCTTTCACCTGCTCTGCTACCCAAAAAGTTGACGAAGGTGAGGAAACCGAGTAACAATTTTCTGAGCAAAAGCAAAAGGTTTGTTCTGCGGGAACGCAAGCAGCCTCCTATAAGCAGACAAATTTAGAAGAAAGGTGGCAAATGGGGAACAGTCCACGCGCCAACAAAAAGGCAAAGAAGACTCCAATACTTCCACATCGATGCTATCCCCACATAACACGGCCACAACCCTCGAAATCTTTCTTTTGTTGATTCAGTCCTATTATAATTGACATTCGCACATAAATCTCAACAGTAGAGAAGAGAAGTGCTAATTTTGGATGTTTAAATCAGAAAGATGAAACAAGAAGACAGTGATCATCCTTTCAAGAACTTTTGATGTGTGTTCTTAATTCCCCTGAATATTTTCCATTTGTCCGAACTTAGATGTGCTACTTCAAATCCTTACGATCGAATTTGCTTGTATACTTCGAATTAACTGAGAACagagcatatacatatatatgtaagaTGAATTATTCAGACAAACAGAGTATTTGGGTTCGGTCTAAAGCTGGAACAAATAGCCATGGGGATTTTATCAAAAGagggtgcaaaactttctccttaATTTGAGGAACTAAAGTCTCAAATTCTCATGTAATGATGGGTGGTAATGGAGGAGCACTTTTAGACTCATGGTTATGGCATTGGAACTTTGAGAATTTACATGCAAAGATGCATATATGGAGATTACACAAGGTATGTCGATGTGAAAATGTGAggaaataacttcaaaaatggcCCAAAGTGTATATGGAGAATAGAGGAATAATTTAAGATTAACCTGTAATGTCTAAAGACTATATAAAAAGAAAGCGAGGAAACAAGGCGAAGGGAGAGAGAGAAAACGAAGGAGAGAGCTCTGTCTCTTGATGCCAACGAATCCTTCTTATTTCTTGGTTCTCTCGCCCTCTCTTCTCCTCGGCCCTTTATCGGTCAAACCACCTtccccttctctttctctcttttctggAGAGAAAGCAGAGAGATTTATTGACAGAATTTGGCCCTTCCGGAGGAAAAAAGAGATTTTGATGAGTTCTGTCTCATGTATGTTTGCCTCCCCTGTAGTATCTCTCTGTGCATCGGTCTGGCTTTGTCGCCTCGGAGCTCGAACAGCGCCAATCATTAGATGGCCCGGCACCTTCCGcctccttttcttttttgctgGTCATTATATTATCTTCTGTTTTGTTCTTATTTTTTTCCCGCAGCAAAGACGTGACTTTGTGTGCTTTTGGCAGCTTCATTTGAGAGATTTTGTGGTCATTTGGACTTGCTGGGTCTTCATTTGTCTTGAAGTTCGTAGTTTTTTCCTGTTCTGTCTTCTATTTATGGTTCTTTTGGTTCGAGCTGAGATTATTTCACCTAAAATTTGGATTTTGTTTGATCTCAGTCTTTTTTCTATGGTTTGCGTAACTGGAAATCCTTCAAAATCTGATATTTTGCCTCTGGCTGGGCTAAGAAACGATTGTTGAGGTGGGAGTAAGCATAGGTGCCGATCTTTATCGCCATTGTCGAGATATCGGTGAATCTTTTGCTGCATTTGTTCATCTGCTTGACCCGACTGTCATGTATTCGTTCTCTTTTCTACTCAGATCCTACAGAAACTGAACCGATCATGGCTGGGACAGATGACGACAGCTCCGTGATCGAG includes:
- the LOC103983896 gene encoding COP9 signalosome complex subunit 6; its protein translation is MASSSSGSGLTFKLHPLVIVNISDHHTRVRAQIQHSASAAPLAEGGGGRVFGCVIGVQRGRTVEIFNSFELLYDPLTHSLDRSFLEKKQELYKKVFPNFYILGWYSTGSEAQESDLQIHKALMDINESPVYVLLNPLINHAQKDLPVTIYESELHIIDGIPQLIFVRSNYTIETVEAERISVDHVAHLKPSDGGSAATQLAAHLTGIHSAIKMLNSRIRVVHQYLVAMQKGDIPLDNSFLRQVSSLLRRLPAMESEKFQDDFLMEYNDTLLVAYLAMLTNCSSTLNELVDKFNTTYDRNSRRGGRTAFI